A window of Equus caballus isolate H_3958 breed thoroughbred chromosome 10, TB-T2T, whole genome shotgun sequence contains these coding sequences:
- the FHL5 gene encoding four and a half LIM domains protein 5 isoform X2, whose translation MTTAQFDCQYCTASLLGKKYVLKDDNAYCVSCYDRIFSNYCEECKEPIESYCKDLCYKGLHWHERCFNCAKCNHSLVEKPFAAKNERLLCSECYSNECSSKCFHCKKTIMPGSRKMEFKGHSWHETCFVCEYCRQPIGTKPLISNDSGNYCVPCFEKEFAHYCSFCKKVITSGGITFRNQPWHKECFLCSGCRKELCEEEFMSRDDYPFCLDCYNHHYAKKCAACSKPITGLRGAKFICFQDRQWHSECFNCRKCSVSLVGEGFLTQNQEIFCRKCGSGVDTDI comes from the exons ATGACAACTGCTCAGTTTGATTGTCAATACTGCACAGCATCACTTCTTGGGAAAAAGTATGTACTAAAGGATGATAATGCATACTGTGTTTCATGTTATGATCGCATCTTTTCCAACTATTGTGAGGAGTGCAAAGAACCAATTGAATCATATTGCAAG GATCTTTGTTACAAAGGTCTGCACTGGCATGAAAGATGCTTCAATTGCGCCAAATGCAATCACTCTTTGGTGGAAAAGCCTTTTGCTGCCAAGAATGAGCGTCTGCTGTGCTCGGAGTGCTATTCTAATGAGTGCTCCTCCAAGTGCTTCCACTGCAAGAAGACCATCATGCCTG GTTCCCGCAAAATGGAATTTAAGGGACACTCCTGGCATGAAACGTGCTTTGTGTGTGAGTATTGCCGACAGCCAATAGGAACAAAACCTTTGATTTCCAATGACAGCGGCAATTACTGTGTGCCGTGTTTTGAGAAGGAGTTTGCTCACTACTGCAGCTTTTGTAAGAAG GTGATAACTTCAGGTGGGATAACATTTCGGAACCAGCCATGGCATAAAGAGTGTTTTCTGTGTAGTGGCTGTAGGAAAGAGCTCTGTGAAGAAGAGTTTATGTCCAGAGATGATTATCCTTTCTGCCTGGACTGCTACAACCACCATTATGCCAAAAAGTGTGCAGCCTGCAGCAAACCCATTACTG GTCTCAGAGGTGCCAAGTTTATCTGCTTTCAAGACCGCCAGTGGCACAGCGAATGCTTTAACTGCAGGAAGTGTTCAGTCTCTTTGGTCGGGGAAGGCTTCCTGACCCAAAACCAGGAAATCTTCTGCCGCAAATGTGGTTCCGGGGTAGACACTGACATCTAG
- the FHL5 gene encoding four and a half LIM domains protein 5 isoform X1, translating into MTTAQFDCQYCTASLLGKKYVLKDDNAYCVSCYDRIFSNYCEECKEPIESYCKDLCYKGLHWHERCFNCAKCNHSLVEKPFAAKNERLLCSECYSNECSSKCFHCKKTIMPGSRKMEFKGHSWHETCFVCEYCRQPIGTKPLISNDSGNYCVPCFEKEFAHYCSFCKKVITSGGITFRNQPWHKECFLCSGCRKELCEEEFMSRDDYPFCLDCYNHHYAKKCAACSKPITVDSSRVFKERSFTANPGWQTFTDLQRRERVTWISRVRCCLSKQGTTFFRISRRPTGCLWPAGMFGLAYMCLKQLR; encoded by the exons ATGACAACTGCTCAGTTTGATTGTCAATACTGCACAGCATCACTTCTTGGGAAAAAGTATGTACTAAAGGATGATAATGCATACTGTGTTTCATGTTATGATCGCATCTTTTCCAACTATTGTGAGGAGTGCAAAGAACCAATTGAATCATATTGCAAG GATCTTTGTTACAAAGGTCTGCACTGGCATGAAAGATGCTTCAATTGCGCCAAATGCAATCACTCTTTGGTGGAAAAGCCTTTTGCTGCCAAGAATGAGCGTCTGCTGTGCTCGGAGTGCTATTCTAATGAGTGCTCCTCCAAGTGCTTCCACTGCAAGAAGACCATCATGCCTG GTTCCCGCAAAATGGAATTTAAGGGACACTCCTGGCATGAAACGTGCTTTGTGTGTGAGTATTGCCGACAGCCAATAGGAACAAAACCTTTGATTTCCAATGACAGCGGCAATTACTGTGTGCCGTGTTTTGAGAAGGAGTTTGCTCACTACTGCAGCTTTTGTAAGAAG GTGATAACTTCAGGTGGGATAACATTTCGGAACCAGCCATGGCATAAAGAGTGTTTTCTGTGTAGTGGCTGTAGGAAAGAGCTCTGTGAAGAAGAGTTTATGTCCAGAGATGATTATCCTTTCTGCCTGGACTGCTACAACCACCATTATGCCAAAAAGTGTGCAGCCTGCAGCAAACCCATTACTG TTGACTCTTCACGCGTCTTCAAAGAAAGAAGTTTCACTGCAAACCCAGGTTGGCAGACTTTTACTGACTTACAAAGGAGGGAGAGAGTTACCTGGATAAGCAGAGTACGATGCTGTTTGTCTAAACAGGGCACCACGTTTTTCAGAATCTCACGCAGGCCCACAGGCTGCCTCTGGCCAGCAGGCATGTTTGGTTTGGCCTACATGTGTTTGAAACAACTAAGGTAA